From Bradyrhizobium symbiodeficiens, the proteins below share one genomic window:
- a CDS encoding fasciclin domain-containing protein codes for MSKRIAYLAAAAFSAMAITATVVAPARAEEKTVMVGGAAMFPSKNIVQNAVNSKDHTTLVAAVKAAGLVPTLEGKGPFTVFAPTNAAFGKLPAGTVDNLVKPENKATLTKILTYHVVPGKLEASDLTDGKKLKTAEGEELTVKKQDGKVWIVDAKGGTSMVTIPNVNQSNGVIHVVDTVLMPAS; via the coding sequence ATGTCGAAGCGCATTGCCTATCTCGCTGCCGCCGCCTTCAGCGCCATGGCCATCACCGCGACCGTCGTCGCGCCTGCCCGCGCCGAGGAGAAGACCGTCATGGTCGGCGGCGCCGCGATGTTCCCGTCCAAGAACATCGTGCAGAACGCGGTCAATTCGAAGGACCACACCACGCTGGTGGCGGCGGTGAAGGCGGCCGGCCTGGTGCCGACGCTGGAAGGCAAGGGTCCTTTCACCGTGTTCGCGCCGACCAACGCCGCCTTCGGCAAGTTGCCAGCCGGCACCGTCGACAATCTGGTCAAGCCCGAGAACAAGGCGACGTTGACCAAGATCCTCACCTACCATGTCGTCCCCGGCAAGCTGGAGGCCTCCGACCTCACCGACGGCAAGAAGCTGAAGACCGCCGAAGGCGAGGAACTGACGGTGAAGAAGCAGGACGGCAAGGTCTGGATCGTCGATGCCAAGGGCGGCACCTCGATGGTGACGATCCCCAACGTCAACCAGTCGAACGGCGTCATCCACGTGGTCGACACCGTGCTGATGCCGGCGTCGTAA
- a CDS encoding cytochrome b/b6 domain-containing protein: MASLTVSDEQVSAAPAKVIQPAWVRVMHWVNALAMILMILSGWQIYNASPLFGFSFPREYTLGGWLGGGLLWHFAAMWLLMVNGLAYLVAGFATGRFRKKLFPITASGVLHDVRAALTFKLGHDDLTVYNYVQRLLYAGIIVVGVLIVLSGLGMWKPVQLHWLVMLFGDYPTARYVHFFCMAAICAFLVVHVLLALLVPKSLRAMIIGR, from the coding sequence ATGGCGAGCCTCACAGTTTCCGACGAGCAGGTCAGTGCCGCCCCGGCCAAAGTGATCCAGCCGGCCTGGGTCCGCGTCATGCACTGGGTCAATGCGTTGGCCATGATCCTGATGATCCTGTCGGGCTGGCAGATCTACAACGCCTCGCCGCTGTTCGGCTTCAGCTTCCCGCGCGAGTACACGCTCGGCGGCTGGCTCGGCGGCGGCCTACTTTGGCACTTTGCCGCGATGTGGCTGTTGATGGTCAACGGCCTCGCCTATCTCGTCGCGGGCTTTGCCACCGGCCGTTTCCGCAAGAAGCTGTTTCCAATCACCGCGTCGGGCGTGCTTCACGACGTCAGGGCTGCGCTGACCTTCAAGCTCGGCCATGACGACCTCACCGTCTACAATTACGTGCAGCGCCTGCTCTATGCCGGCATCATCGTGGTCGGCGTGCTGATCGTGCTGTCGGGCCTCGGGATGTGGAAACCGGTGCAACTGCATTGGCTGGTGATGCTGTTCGGCGACTATCCGACCGCACGCTATGTCCACTTCTTCTGCATGGCCGCGATCTGCGCCTTTCTCGTCGTTCACGTCCTGCTCGCGCTGCTGGTGCCGAAGAGCCTGCGCGCCATGATCATCGGCCGTTGA
- a CDS encoding malonate--CoA ligase, with protein sequence MNPAANANLFSRLFDGLDNPARLAIETHDGGHISYGDLIARAGQMANVLVARGVKPGDRVAVQVEKSVANIVLYLGTVRAGAVYLPLNTAYTLNELDYFIGDAEPSLVVCDPSKAEGLAPIAAKVKAKIETLGADGKGSLTEAADKASSDFTTVPRENGDLAAILYTSGTTGRSKGAMLTHDNLASNSLSLVGYWRFTDKDVLIHALPIYHTHGLFVATNVTLFARASMIFLPKLDPDLIIKLMARATVLMGVPTFYTRLLQNSALSRDTTKHMRLFISGSAPLLAETHREWSARTGHAVLERYGMTETNMNTSNPYDGERVPGAVGFPLPGVSVRVTEPETGKELPREEIGMIEVKGPNVFKGYWRMPEKTKSEFRDDGFFITGDLGKIDGKGYVHILGRGKDLVISGGFNVYPKEIESEIDAMPGVVESAVIGVPHADFGEGVTAVLVCNKGADVTEAAVLHALDGRIAKFKMPKRVFVVDELPRNTMGKVQKNVLRDTYKDIYAKK encoded by the coding sequence ATGAACCCAGCTGCCAACGCCAATTTGTTTTCCCGCCTGTTCGACGGCCTCGACAACCCTGCGCGCCTTGCTATCGAGACGCATGACGGCGGCCATATCAGCTATGGCGATCTGATCGCGCGGGCCGGGCAGATGGCGAATGTGCTGGTCGCGCGCGGCGTGAAGCCGGGCGACCGCGTCGCGGTGCAAGTCGAAAAGTCCGTCGCCAATATCGTGCTGTATCTCGGCACTGTGAGGGCCGGCGCGGTCTATCTGCCGCTCAACACCGCCTATACGCTCAACGAGCTCGACTACTTCATCGGCGACGCCGAGCCCTCGCTGGTGGTGTGCGATCCCTCCAAGGCCGAGGGCCTCGCCCCGATCGCCGCCAAGGTGAAAGCCAAGATCGAGACGCTCGGAGCTGACGGCAAAGGCTCGCTGACCGAGGCCGCCGACAAGGCGAGTAGCGACTTCACGACGGTGCCTCGCGAAAACGGCGATCTCGCCGCGATCCTCTATACGTCCGGCACCACCGGCCGCTCGAAGGGCGCGATGCTGACGCATGATAATCTGGCGTCGAACTCGCTCTCGCTCGTCGGCTACTGGCGCTTTACCGACAAGGACGTGCTGATCCACGCACTGCCGATCTACCATACGCACGGCCTGTTCGTGGCCACCAACGTGACGCTGTTCGCACGTGCCTCGATGATCTTCCTGCCGAAGCTCGACCCGGATTTGATCATCAAGCTGATGGCGCGGGCCACGGTGTTGATGGGCGTGCCGACCTTCTACACGCGGCTTCTGCAGAATTCCGCGCTATCGCGCGACACCACGAAGCACATGCGGCTGTTCATCTCGGGTTCGGCGCCGCTGCTGGCGGAGACCCATCGCGAATGGTCGGCGCGGACGGGCCACGCCGTGCTCGAGCGCTACGGCATGACCGAGACCAACATGAACACGTCGAATCCCTATGACGGCGAGCGCGTGCCCGGCGCAGTCGGCTTTCCCTTGCCCGGCGTCTCCGTGCGCGTGACCGAGCCCGAGACCGGCAAGGAGCTGCCGCGCGAGGAGATCGGCATGATCGAGGTCAAGGGCCCGAACGTCTTCAAGGGCTATTGGCGCATGCCGGAGAAGACCAAGTCCGAATTCCGCGACGACGGCTTCTTCATCACCGGCGACCTCGGCAAGATCGACGGCAAGGGCTACGTCCACATTCTCGGCCGCGGCAAGGATCTGGTCATCTCGGGCGGCTTCAACGTCTACCCCAAGGAGATCGAGAGCGAGATCGACGCCATGCCCGGCGTGGTGGAATCCGCGGTGATCGGCGTGCCGCATGCCGATTTCGGCGAAGGCGTTACGGCGGTGCTGGTCTGCAACAAGGGCGCCGATGTCACTGAAGCCGCCGTGCTGCACGCGCTCGACGGACGGATCGCGAAGTTCAAGATGCCCAAGCGCGTCTTCGTCGTCGACGAGCTGCCGCGCAACACGATGGGCAAGGTGCAGAAGAACGTGCTGCGCGATACGTACAAGGACATTTACGCGAAAAAATAG
- the sdhC gene encoding succinate dehydrogenase, cytochrome b556 subunit, with the protein MTARIERPLSPHMQVYRWTLTMALSIIHRATGIALYFGTLLLVWWLVAAASGPTAYAHVQAFAGSIIGRLIVFGYTWALMHHMLSGIRHFIWDLGYGFKANEREALTWGALIGGIALTVLIWIVAYANGGGR; encoded by the coding sequence ATGACCGCACGGATCGAACGACCACTTTCGCCGCACATGCAAGTGTACCGCTGGACGCTGACGATGGCCCTGTCCATCATCCATCGCGCCACCGGTATTGCCCTCTATTTCGGAACCCTGCTGCTGGTCTGGTGGCTGGTTGCGGCGGCTTCCGGACCTACCGCCTACGCGCACGTCCAGGCCTTTGCCGGCAGCATCATCGGGCGGCTGATCGTGTTCGGCTACACCTGGGCGCTGATGCACCATATGCTCAGCGGCATCCGGCATTTCATCTGGGACCTCGGCTACGGCTTCAAGGCCAATGAGCGGGAAGCGCTGACCTGGGGCGCCCTGATCGGCGGCATCGCGCTGACGGTGCTGATCTGGATCGTCGCCTATGCGAACGGAGGTGGCCGATGA
- a CDS encoding SDR family oxidoreductase has protein sequence MSKNGKRVAWVTGGGSGIGEAGAEALAADGWTVVVSGRRKDALDAVVAKITGAGGSAEAIALDVSNAAEAQKAADQIVAKHGRIDLLVNNAGINVPKRSWKDMELEGWDQLVQVNLNGVLYCMRAVLPTMRKQQDGAIINVSSWAGRHVSKMPGPAYTTTKHAVLALTHSFNMDECVNGLRACCLMPGEVATPILKLRPVVPSEEEQAKMLQSEDLGRTIAFIASMPARVCINEVLISPTHNRGFIQTPNNRD, from the coding sequence ATGTCAAAAAACGGGAAACGCGTGGCCTGGGTCACGGGTGGCGGCAGCGGGATCGGGGAGGCCGGCGCCGAGGCGCTGGCTGCCGACGGCTGGACGGTGGTGGTGTCGGGCCGGCGGAAGGACGCCCTGGATGCCGTCGTGGCGAAGATTACCGGGGCCGGCGGGTCGGCGGAGGCCATCGCCCTCGACGTGTCCAATGCCGCCGAAGCCCAAAAGGCGGCCGACCAGATCGTCGCAAAGCACGGCCGCATCGACCTCCTGGTCAACAATGCCGGTATCAATGTCCCCAAGCGCAGTTGGAAGGACATGGAACTGGAAGGCTGGGACCAGCTGGTCCAGGTCAATCTCAACGGCGTGCTCTATTGCATGCGCGCGGTGCTGCCGACGATGCGCAAGCAGCAGGACGGCGCGATCATCAACGTCTCGTCCTGGGCCGGCCGCCATGTCTCGAAGATGCCGGGCCCGGCCTACACGACCACCAAACATGCGGTGCTGGCGTTGACCCATTCCTTCAATATGGACGAATGCGTCAACGGCCTGCGCGCCTGCTGCCTGATGCCGGGCGAGGTGGCGACGCCCATCTTGAAGCTGCGCCCGGTGGTGCCGAGCGAGGAGGAGCAGGCGAAGATGCTGCAATCCGAAGACCTCGGCCGCACCATCGCGTTCATCGCGAGCATGCCGGCCAGAGTTTGCATCAACGAGGTGCTGATCAGTCCCACGCATAATCGCGGATTCATTCAGACGCCGAACAACAGGGACTGA
- a CDS encoding sulfite exporter TauE/SafE family protein, with protein MIAGLDIKDIVELALLLIATGALSGFLAGVFGIGGGAILVPVFYECFRIAGVPLEVRMPLCIGTSLAVIIPTSIRSFQAHYKRGAVDLAILRVWWLPIVIGVVAGSVVARYAPERLFKIVFVCVAYSAAARLVFAREGWKFGDDLPKGPLMRAYGFCVGILSTLMGIGGGLFSNLLMTFYGRPIHQAVATSSALAVLISIPGALGYIYAGWPAAANYPAVAALQVPFALGYVSLIGAVLVMPMSLVTAPLGVRAAHAMSKRTLEVAFGCYLFVVGSRFVLSLVGGH; from the coding sequence GTGATTGCAGGACTTGATATCAAGGACATCGTCGAGCTCGCGCTGTTGCTGATCGCAACCGGCGCGCTTTCGGGATTCCTGGCCGGCGTGTTCGGCATCGGCGGCGGCGCGATTCTCGTGCCGGTGTTCTACGAATGCTTCCGCATCGCCGGCGTGCCGCTGGAGGTGCGCATGCCGCTTTGCATCGGCACCTCGCTCGCGGTGATCATCCCGACCTCGATCCGTTCGTTCCAGGCGCATTACAAGCGCGGCGCCGTCGACTTGGCGATCCTGCGGGTGTGGTGGCTGCCGATCGTGATCGGTGTCGTCGCCGGCAGCGTGGTCGCGCGCTATGCGCCGGAGCGGCTGTTCAAGATCGTGTTCGTCTGCGTCGCCTATTCGGCGGCAGCGCGACTCGTCTTCGCGCGCGAAGGCTGGAAGTTCGGTGACGACCTGCCGAAGGGCCCGCTGATGCGCGCCTACGGCTTCTGTGTCGGCATCCTCTCGACCCTGATGGGCATCGGCGGCGGCCTGTTCTCGAATCTGCTGATGACGTTCTACGGCCGTCCGATCCATCAGGCGGTCGCGACCTCGTCGGCGCTGGCGGTCTTGATCTCGATCCCCGGCGCGCTCGGCTACATCTATGCCGGCTGGCCGGCGGCGGCGAACTATCCGGCCGTCGCAGCGCTGCAAGTGCCGTTCGCGCTCGGCTACGTCTCGCTGATCGGCGCCGTGCTGGTGATGCCGATGAGCCTCGTCACCGCGCCGCTGGGCGTGCGGGCCGCGCATGCGATGTCGAAGCGGACGCTGGAGGTGGCGTTCGGCTGCTATCTATTTGTCGTTGGCAGCCGATTCGTGCTGAGCTTGGTCGGCGGACACTAA
- the leuB gene encoding 3-isopropylmalate dehydrogenase, producing the protein MATHNLLLLPGDGIGPEVMGEVKRLIDWLNSAGIAKFETDTGLVGGSAYDAHKVSISEGDMAKALAADAIIFGAVGGPKWDAVPYEVRPEAGLLRLRKDLALFANLRPAVCYPALADASSLKREAVEGLDIMIVRELTGGVYFGEPKTITDLGNGQKRAIDTQVYDTYEIERIGRVAFELARKRKNKVTSMEKRNVMKSGVLWNEVMTQVHKREYPDVTLEHQLADSGGMMLVKAPKQFDVIVTDNLFGDMLSDIAAMLTGSLGMLPSASLGEVDVKSKKRKALYEPVHGSAPDIAGQGLANPIAMISSFGMALRYSFDMGALADKVDAAIAAVLASGLRTADIKSEGTIAASTTQMGEAILKELQKLHA; encoded by the coding sequence ATGGCGACCCACAATCTGCTGCTGCTTCCCGGCGACGGTATCGGCCCCGAGGTGATGGGCGAGGTGAAGCGGCTGATCGACTGGCTCAATTCGGCCGGGATCGCCAAGTTCGAGACCGACACCGGCCTCGTCGGCGGCTCCGCCTATGATGCGCACAAGGTCTCGATCTCCGAGGGCGACATGGCCAAGGCGCTTGCCGCCGATGCCATCATCTTCGGCGCGGTCGGCGGTCCGAAGTGGGACGCGGTGCCTTACGAGGTGCGCCCGGAAGCCGGCCTGCTGCGGCTGCGCAAGGATCTGGCTTTGTTTGCCAACCTGCGTCCCGCGGTGTGCTATCCGGCGCTGGCCGATGCCTCCAGCCTGAAGCGTGAGGCGGTCGAAGGCCTCGACATCATGATCGTGCGCGAGCTCACCGGCGGCGTCTATTTCGGCGAGCCCAAGACCATCACCGATCTCGGCAACGGCCAGAAGCGCGCCATCGATACCCAGGTCTACGACACCTATGAGATCGAGCGCATCGGCCGCGTCGCCTTCGAGCTTGCCCGGAAGCGCAAGAACAAGGTGACGTCGATGGAGAAGCGAAACGTCATGAAGTCGGGCGTGCTCTGGAACGAGGTCATGACCCAGGTCCACAAGCGCGAATACCCTGACGTCACGCTCGAGCACCAGCTCGCCGATTCCGGCGGCATGATGCTGGTGAAGGCGCCGAAGCAGTTCGACGTCATCGTCACCGACAATCTGTTCGGCGACATGCTGTCCGACATCGCCGCGATGCTGACCGGCTCGCTCGGCATGCTGCCGTCGGCCTCGCTCGGCGAGGTCGACGTCAAGAGCAAGAAGCGCAAGGCGTTGTACGAGCCGGTGCACGGCTCGGCGCCTGATATCGCAGGCCAGGGTCTCGCCAATCCGATCGCGATGATCTCGTCCTTCGGCATGGCGCTGCGCTATTCCTTCGACATGGGCGCGCTCGCCGACAAGGTCGATGCAGCGATCGCCGCGGTGCTCGCCAGCGGCCTGCGCACCGCCGACATCAAGTCGGAGGGCACCATTGCCGCCTCGACCACGCAGATGGGCGAAGCGATCCTGAAGGAATTGCAGAAGCTGCACGCGTAG
- a CDS encoding molybdopterin-binding protein → MAKRSFLIPGVDKRLLIKDSIKTMPDVTRRRFIAGGASLGALTLLTGCDVVDSSSAENMLAQISKFNDAVQAFIFNPDALAPTFPESAITKPFPFNAYYDLDDAPDIDGKDWKLEVRGLVENKKSWTLDELYKLPEVTQITRHICVEGWSAIGSWTGTPLRDFLKLIGADTRAKYVWFQCADKDGYNSPLDMRSALHPQTQMTFKYANEILPRAYGFPMKIRVPTKLGFKNPKYVVSMEVTNDYKGGYWEDQGYNSFSGS, encoded by the coding sequence ATGGCAAAGCGTTCATTCCTGATCCCCGGCGTCGACAAGCGGCTGCTGATCAAGGACTCCATCAAGACCATGCCCGACGTGACCCGCCGCCGCTTCATCGCGGGCGGCGCCAGCCTGGGCGCGCTGACGCTGCTCACCGGCTGCGACGTGGTCGATTCGTCCTCGGCTGAAAACATGCTGGCCCAGATCTCGAAATTCAACGACGCGGTGCAGGCCTTCATCTTCAATCCCGATGCGCTGGCGCCGACCTTTCCCGAGAGCGCGATCACGAAGCCGTTTCCATTCAATGCCTATTACGATCTCGACGATGCACCCGATATCGACGGCAAGGACTGGAAGCTCGAGGTCCGCGGCCTGGTCGAGAACAAGAAGTCCTGGACGCTGGACGAACTCTACAAATTGCCTGAGGTCACGCAGATCACCCGCCACATCTGCGTCGAGGGCTGGAGCGCGATCGGCAGCTGGACCGGCACGCCGTTGCGCGATTTCCTCAAGCTGATCGGTGCCGACACGCGCGCCAAATACGTCTGGTTCCAGTGCGCCGACAAGGACGGCTACAATTCGCCTCTGGACATGCGCAGCGCGTTGCATCCGCAGACCCAGATGACGTTCAAATACGCGAATGAGATTCTGCCGCGCGCCTACGGCTTCCCCATGAAGATCCGCGTGCCGACAAAGCTCGGCTTCAAGAACCCGAAATACGTCGTCTCGATGGAAGTCACTAACGACTACAAGGGCGGCTATTGGGAAGACCAGGGGTATAATTCGTTCAGCGGGAGCTGA
- the sdhD gene encoding succinate dehydrogenase, hydrophobic membrane anchor protein, which produces MSASDTPKRSLRTPLGRVRNLGAAHSGTSDFWRQRITGVAMTLLMIPALVIIVMLLGRNQVYVAQTLSSIPVAVILLLFIFASAWHMKIGMQVVIEDYVHNEKLKLVSVMLNNFFSVAVALASTYAILKLSSGV; this is translated from the coding sequence ATGAGCGCATCCGATACGCCGAAACGCAGCCTGCGCACCCCGCTCGGCCGCGTCCGCAATCTCGGCGCCGCGCATTCCGGCACGTCCGATTTCTGGCGCCAGCGCATCACCGGCGTCGCCATGACGCTGCTGATGATCCCGGCGCTGGTGATCATCGTGATGCTGCTCGGCCGCAACCAGGTCTACGTTGCGCAGACGCTGAGCTCCATTCCCGTCGCGGTGATCCTGCTCCTCTTCATCTTCGCCAGCGCCTGGCACATGAAGATCGGCATGCAAGTGGTGATCGAGGACTACGTCCATAACGAGAAGCTGAAGCTCGTCTCGGTCATGCTCAACAATTTCTTCTCGGTCGCCGTGGCGCTCGCCTCGACCTACGCGATCCTGAAACTTTCCTCCGGAGTGTAA
- a CDS encoding YbfB/YjiJ family MFS transporter, translating to MHAPDPPPPDAHPARLILTLSLAATVGLGIGRFAYALVLPDMREDLGWSYSAAGFMNTINAVGYLVGALVASRLIQRVGWAAAIRGGTVACVAALATCALTGNFVALSLARLVLGLGAAAGFVAGGALAATIAQSRPERANFLLSLFYAGPGIGILSSGLIAPFTLQYFGPGSWWIVWWALTLLSVTMTIPLFLIRIESSVRFSEGSHASFAVFPVLIYLAGYFLFGAGYIAYMTFMIAYVRDGGGGATAQAAFWGLIGLSAFVTPWAWRGVLALDRGGLATAIILGTNALGAALPMLGHSPAWLAVSAIVFGVAFFAVVGSTTAFVRFNYPPAMWPTAIAAMTISFGVGQTLGPIVVGAITDALGSLSYALNVSAALLALGAVAALCQRKVGPKAANSE from the coding sequence TTGCACGCACCTGACCCGCCCCCGCCCGACGCGCATCCCGCGCGGCTGATCCTGACGCTGTCGCTGGCGGCCACCGTCGGGCTCGGCATCGGCCGCTTTGCCTATGCCCTGGTGCTGCCGGACATGCGGGAGGACCTCGGCTGGTCCTACTCGGCGGCCGGATTCATGAACACCATCAACGCCGTCGGCTATCTCGTCGGCGCGCTCGTGGCCTCGCGCCTGATCCAGCGCGTCGGCTGGGCGGCCGCGATCCGCGGCGGAACTGTGGCCTGCGTCGCCGCGCTCGCGACCTGCGCGCTGACGGGAAATTTCGTCGCGCTGAGCCTGGCGCGCCTCGTGCTGGGTCTCGGCGCCGCGGCCGGGTTCGTCGCCGGCGGCGCGCTCGCGGCGACCATCGCCCAGTCGCGCCCCGAGCGAGCCAACTTCCTGCTCAGCCTGTTCTATGCCGGGCCCGGCATCGGCATTCTGTCCTCCGGGCTGATCGCCCCGTTCACGCTGCAATATTTCGGGCCCGGCTCATGGTGGATCGTGTGGTGGGCGCTGACGCTGCTGTCCGTCACGATGACGATCCCGCTGTTCCTGATCCGCATCGAGAGCAGCGTCCGCTTCTCCGAGGGCAGCCACGCGTCGTTCGCGGTTTTCCCCGTGCTGATCTATCTCGCCGGCTACTTCCTGTTCGGCGCCGGCTACATCGCCTACATGACCTTCATGATCGCCTATGTGCGCGACGGCGGCGGAGGGGCCACGGCGCAGGCCGCGTTCTGGGGCCTCATCGGCCTGTCCGCTTTCGTCACACCCTGGGCCTGGCGCGGCGTGCTGGCGCTCGATCGCGGCGGATTGGCTACCGCCATCATCCTCGGCACCAACGCGCTCGGTGCGGCGCTGCCGATGCTCGGACATTCGCCGGCATGGCTCGCGGTCTCGGCGATCGTGTTCGGCGTCGCCTTCTTCGCCGTGGTCGGCTCGACCACCGCCTTCGTGCGCTTCAACTATCCGCCGGCGATGTGGCCGACCGCGATCGCGGCGATGACGATCTCGTTCGGCGTCGGCCAGACGCTCGGGCCGATCGTGGTCGGCGCGATCACCGACGCGCTGGGTAGCCTGAGCTACGCGCTCAATGTATCGGCGGCATTGCTGGCGCTGGGGGCGGTCGCGGCGTTGTGCCAGCGGAAGGTAGGGCCGAAAGCGGCGAATAGCGAATAG
- the sdhA gene encoding succinate dehydrogenase flavoprotein subunit: MATETNGKGNGAPATNGKAYPIEDHTYDVVVVGAGGAGLRAVVGCSEAGLKTACITKVFPTRSHTVAAQGGISASLGNMHKDDWRWHMYDTVKGSDWLGDQDAIEYMVRNAPDAVYELEHWGVPFSRTEDGKIYQRPFGGMTMDFGKGQAQRTCAAADRTGHAMLHTMYGQSLRHAAEFFIEFFAIDLIMDDQGTCRGVIALKLDDGTLHRFRAQTVILATGGYGRAYASCTSAHTCTGDGGGMVLRAGLPMQDMEFVQFHPTGIYGSGCLVTEGARGEGGYLVNSEGERFMERYAPSAKDLASRDVVSRAMTIEIREGRGVGKKKDHIFLHLDHLDPAVLAERLPGISESAKIFANVDVTREPIPIVPTVHYNMGGIPTNYHGEVLTKKDGDDNAIIPGLMAIGEAACVSVHGANRLGSNSLIDLVVFGRAAALRLAEKLTPNAKQPELPANSSDLALGRLDHYRYASGGTPTAKLREGMQNVMQTNCAVFRTGEVLSEGQNLIAKVHSGITDIAVSDRSLVWNSDLVETLEFDNLISQAVVTMNSAANRTESRGAHAREDFSDRDDKNWMKHTLAWLEDSGKVKIEYRPVHDYTMTNDVQYIPPKARVY, from the coding sequence ATGGCCACCGAGACCAATGGCAAGGGCAACGGCGCTCCCGCCACGAACGGAAAAGCCTATCCGATCGAAGACCACACCTATGACGTCGTCGTGGTCGGTGCCGGCGGCGCGGGACTGCGCGCCGTGGTCGGCTGCAGCGAAGCGGGCCTGAAGACAGCCTGCATCACCAAGGTGTTTCCGACCCGCTCGCACACGGTCGCTGCGCAGGGCGGCATCTCCGCCTCGCTCGGCAACATGCACAAGGACGACTGGCGCTGGCATATGTACGACACCGTGAAGGGGTCGGACTGGCTCGGCGACCAGGACGCGATCGAATACATGGTGCGCAACGCGCCCGACGCGGTCTACGAGCTCGAGCATTGGGGCGTTCCGTTTTCGCGCACCGAGGACGGCAAGATCTACCAGCGACCGTTCGGCGGCATGACCATGGACTTCGGCAAGGGCCAGGCGCAGCGCACCTGCGCCGCCGCCGACCGCACCGGTCACGCCATGCTGCACACGATGTACGGCCAGTCGCTGCGCCACGCCGCCGAATTCTTCATCGAGTTCTTCGCCATCGACCTGATCATGGACGACCAGGGCACTTGCCGCGGCGTCATCGCGCTCAAGCTCGACGACGGCACGCTGCACCGCTTCCGCGCCCAGACCGTGATCCTGGCGACGGGCGGCTACGGCCGCGCCTACGCCTCCTGCACCTCGGCCCATACCTGCACCGGCGACGGCGGCGGCATGGTGCTGCGCGCCGGCCTGCCGATGCAGGACATGGAGTTCGTGCAGTTCCACCCGACCGGCATCTACGGCTCGGGCTGTCTCGTCACCGAGGGCGCGCGCGGCGAAGGCGGCTATCTCGTCAACTCCGAGGGCGAGCGCTTCATGGAGCGCTATGCGCCGTCGGCCAAGGACCTCGCTTCGCGTGACGTCGTCTCGCGCGCGATGACCATCGAGATCCGCGAGGGACGCGGCGTCGGCAAGAAGAAGGATCACATCTTCCTGCATCTGGATCATCTCGATCCCGCGGTGCTGGCCGAGCGGCTACCGGGCATCTCCGAATCCGCAAAGATCTTCGCCAATGTCGATGTGACGCGCGAGCCGATCCCGATCGTGCCGACCGTGCACTACAACATGGGCGGTATCCCGACCAATTATCATGGCGAAGTGCTGACCAAGAAGGACGGTGACGACAACGCCATCATCCCCGGCCTGATGGCGATCGGCGAAGCCGCCTGCGTCTCGGTGCACGGCGCCAACCGCCTCGGCTCCAACTCGCTGATCGATCTCGTCGTGTTCGGCCGCGCCGCGGCGCTCCGTCTCGCCGAGAAGCTGACGCCGAACGCCAAGCAGCCCGAGCTGCCGGCGAACTCGTCGGATCTCGCGCTGGGTCGCCTCGACCATTACCGCTACGCCTCCGGCGGCACGCCGACCGCGAAGCTGCGCGAAGGCATGCAGAACGTGATGCAGACAAATTGCGCGGTGTTCCGCACCGGCGAAGTTCTGAGCGAAGGCCAGAACCTGATCGCGAAGGTCCACAGCGGCATCACCGACATCGCCGTGTCCGACCGCTCGCTGGTGTGGAATTCCGACCTCGTCGAAACGCTGGAATTCGACAATCTGATCTCGCAGGCGGTGGTGACGATGAACTCGGCCGCCAACCGCACCGAGAGCCGCGGCGCGCATGCGCGCGAGGACTTCTCCGACCGCGACGACAAGAACTGGATGAAGCACACGCTGGCCTGGCTGGAGGATTCCGGCAAGGTCAAGATCGAGTATCGCCCGGTTCACGACTACACCATGACCAACGACGTGCAGTACATCCCGCCCAAGGCGCGCGTTTACTAA